A genomic region of Arcobacter sp. LA11 contains the following coding sequences:
- a CDS encoding DUF3373 family protein, with protein MKKSIIALTAIAALSTSSFAAKVTHSDMMKQIEALKAQLSALEKKLNSTESTSTANKVSLEKMMGNSSSTTSDARFKKLEKKVNKIGKKANLAKAKSAGDNLKWNVDFRTQIDALEYKLGSGKKVKNSSLLTNRLQLGMKYAADENSIFYGTLAYNKVFGDNRADITEAGGTGNNAQFDWVTNESASNDNSLKVKEAYWLYRNDSFFGNEDIAWTASVGRRPSTDGLGINLRVDQQRKSALSHTVNVEFDGASARFDLDKLTGIEGMWLKFCAGRGLTNAKLRFSSDGLDYIEDEDTTENVDMAGLIFVPYDNGQYSVHMNYAQAWNLIGNKNRDGDPFTADESGKFYEFGDMQFFTAMFKAEGIGDGISDFLDESIFFASYAMSKTDPNKNEMMLGSADSETGHSYWIGLNMPDGFSDDGRFGIEWNKGSKYWRSMSYGEDSAIGSKIAARGTAWEVYYNKPLTKALSTSFRFTKIDYDYTGSNGFFGDYGTPMDFSNPNASNAVEEAQNITAYMRYRF; from the coding sequence ATGAAAAAGTCAATAATTGCATTAACTGCAATTGCTGCATTGTCTACTTCTAGTTTCGCAGCTAAAGTGACACATTCAGATATGATGAAGCAAATTGAAGCTTTAAAAGCTCAGCTTTCTGCATTAGAAAAAAAATTAAACTCTACAGAATCTACATCAACTGCAAATAAAGTATCATTAGAAAAGATGATGGGGAACTCATCAAGTACTACTAGTGATGCACGGTTTAAAAAACTAGAAAAAAAAGTTAACAAAATTGGAAAGAAAGCTAATCTTGCAAAGGCTAAAAGTGCAGGAGACAACCTAAAATGGAATGTCGATTTTAGGACACAAATTGATGCTCTTGAATATAAATTAGGAAGTGGGAAAAAAGTAAAAAACTCTTCTTTATTAACTAATAGACTACAACTTGGAATGAAGTATGCCGCAGATGAAAATTCTATCTTCTATGGAACTTTAGCTTATAACAAAGTATTCGGTGATAATAGAGCAGATATAACTGAAGCTGGAGGAACTGGAAACAACGCACAATTTGATTGGGTAACAAATGAATCTGCCTCAAATGATAATTCTTTAAAAGTAAAAGAAGCTTACTGGTTATATAGAAATGATTCTTTCTTTGGAAATGAAGATATCGCATGGACTGCTTCTGTAGGAAGACGTCCTTCTACTGATGGTTTAGGAATTAACTTAAGAGTTGACCAGCAAAGAAAATCAGCACTATCACATACTGTAAATGTTGAGTTTGATGGAGCAAGTGCAAGATTTGATTTAGACAAACTTACTGGTATAGAAGGTATGTGGCTTAAATTTTGTGCAGGTAGAGGTCTTACAAATGCAAAACTTAGATTTTCTTCAGATGGTTTAGACTACATAGAAGATGAGGATACTACAGAAAATGTTGATATGGCAGGATTAATTTTTGTACCATATGATAATGGACAGTATTCAGTTCATATGAATTATGCACAAGCATGGAATCTAATTGGTAATAAAAATAGAGATGGGGATCCATTTACAGCTGATGAAAGCGGTAAGTTCTATGAGTTTGGAGATATGCAATTTTTCACAGCAATGTTTAAAGCAGAGGGAATAGGAGATGGAATTTCTGATTTCTTAGATGAATCAATTTTCTTTGCATCGTACGCAATGAGTAAGACAGATCCAAATAAAAATGAAATGATGTTAGGTTCAGCAGATTCTGAAACAGGTCACTCTTATTGGATTGGATTAAATATGCCTGATGGATTCTCAGATGATGGACGATTTGGAATTGAATGGAATAAAGGTTCTAAATACTGGAGATCAATGAGTTATGGAGAAGATTCTGCAATTGGTTCAAAAATTGCAGCACGTGGTACAGCTTGGGAAGTTTATTATAATAAACCACTTACAAAAGCTTTATCTACTTCGTTTAGATTTACAAAAATTGATTATGACTACACTGGAAGTAACGGATTTTTTGGAGACTATGGAACACCAATGGATTTCTCAAATCCAAATGCTTCAAATGCAGTTGAAGAAGCTCAAAATATCACAGCTTATATGAGATATAGATTTTAA
- a CDS encoding cytochrome C, which yields MTKLLKIALAGALILGVASTTASADVVKGQKLFIKKFKKACGFNGAKFAAKHSQDEWEAIGVDGIKSELLKICPKLDESKAKDKWMQHIYDFSYEYANDSGNVPSC from the coding sequence ATGACAAAATTGTTAAAAATAGCATTGGCTGGTGCTTTAATTCTTGGTGTTGCAAGTACGACAGCAAGTGCAGATGTTGTAAAAGGTCAAAAACTTTTTATTAAAAAATTTAAAAAAGCTTGTGGATTTAATGGAGCAAAATTTGCTGCAAAACACTCTCAAGATGAATGGGAAGCAATTGGTGTGGATGGAATAAAATCTGAACTATTAAAAATTTGTCCAAAATTAGATGAGAGTAAAGCTAAAGATAAATGGATGCAACATATTTATGATTTCTCATATGAGTATGCAAATGATTCTGGAAATGTTCCATCTTGTTAA
- a CDS encoding NFACT RNA binding domain-containing protein, translated as MKYYLLKEIVGYLSEIAHSIKLIKRIDNNIIIIEFNNKNSLYFDLSKGNSSIFKREVEVRAKKEFNAPFDVVLQKRFYNSKIESIELYNNDKIINIKVNSSSSYKKLTTILQLEFTGKHTNIIILDENRVILEALRHIDEFSSSRVVKVGIKLDEISKQNFIPKIEKVDDIEEYLYKVYNDIESKNIENYKKQKITQVTKKLKKLEKTISLLPKKEELEEESDKLYEKANLILGSIHLIKPYQKSFITYNYEGKEIEISLNQEMSASTYSNDLFKKAKRAKHKALNIKIEKDNLEEKLEFLKRMVHNLKSANSIDEMEFLYPKKQKNQTKTKKSQQYESFFFEGYKIMLGTSERENIYLLKNSKASDFWFHLKDRPSSHVIVQNSKKTIPDRVIEKAASICAKFSSDYGGNYEVDYTQRRNVKIQSGANVLYNPYTTIGIKI; from the coding sequence GTGAAGTATTATTTGTTAAAAGAAATTGTTGGGTACCTTTCTGAAATAGCCCATAGTATCAAGCTTATAAAGAGAATTGATAATAATATAATTATAATAGAATTTAATAATAAGAACAGCTTATACTTTGATCTTTCAAAGGGAAATAGTTCTATATTCAAAAGAGAAGTTGAGGTTCGAGCAAAGAAGGAATTTAATGCTCCATTTGATGTTGTTTTACAAAAAAGATTTTATAACTCAAAAATTGAAAGTATAGAACTCTATAATAATGACAAGATTATTAATATTAAAGTTAATTCATCCTCTTCTTATAAAAAACTTACAACTATATTACAGTTGGAATTTACTGGAAAACATACAAATATTATAATATTAGATGAAAATAGAGTTATTCTTGAAGCTTTAAGACATATTGATGAATTTTCATCAAGCAGAGTTGTAAAAGTTGGAATAAAACTTGATGAAATATCAAAACAAAATTTTATTCCTAAAATTGAAAAAGTTGATGATATAGAAGAGTATTTATACAAAGTGTATAATGATATCGAATCAAAGAATATAGAAAATTATAAAAAACAAAAAATTACACAAGTTACAAAGAAGTTAAAGAAGTTAGAAAAAACTATATCTTTATTACCTAAAAAAGAAGAGTTGGAGGAAGAGTCAGATAAATTGTATGAAAAAGCAAATCTGATATTAGGAAGTATTCATTTAATCAAACCTTATCAAAAATCTTTTATCACTTATAATTATGAAGGTAAAGAAATTGAAATTAGTTTAAATCAGGAGATGTCTGCTTCTACATATTCTAATGATTTGTTTAAAAAAGCAAAAAGAGCTAAACATAAAGCACTTAATATTAAAATTGAAAAAGATAATTTAGAGGAAAAGTTAGAGTTTTTAAAAAGAATGGTACATAATCTTAAAAGCGCTAACTCTATTGATGAGATGGAATTCTTGTATCCAAAAAAGCAAAAGAATCAGACAAAAACAAAAAAGTCACAACAATATGAAAGTTTCTTCTTTGAAGGTTATAAGATTATGTTAGGAACAAGTGAAAGAGAAAATATATATTTATTGAAAAATTCAAAAGCAAGTGATTTTTGGTTCCATCTAAAAGATAGACCTTCTTCACATGTTATTGTGCAAAATTCTAAAAAAACTATACCAGATAGGGTTATTGAAAAAGCAGCAAGTATTTGCGCAAAATTCTCATCAGATTATGGTGGAAATTATGAAGTAGATTATACCCAAAGAAGAAATGTAAAAATTCAAAGTGGAGCAAATGTTTTATATAATCCATATACAACTATTGGTATAAAAATTTAA
- a CDS encoding phosphatidate cytidylyltransferase, with translation MKEIIKSSSTRIKTGIALIVAVLLIGYIDSFFLMWLFFGGLLVVAISESQKLYKTEIDSIYLYTGVLWFAAYFYPNPEDLIFVIAVIYASVLAYTKNLDKKIFLPLLYPTASFLFLLTLYVEYGVMSLLWLLVIVAGADIGAYFVGRGMGKTKFCETSPNKTIEGVAGGLLFATIFGVFFAIDNISTIGAIVISLVVALASVFGDLFESYLKREADVKDSGDILPGHGGILDRTDGYLFGGIIMLVLLRAIM, from the coding sequence ATGAAAGAAATCATTAAATCAAGTTCTACGCGGATTAAAACTGGGATTGCTTTAATAGTAGCAGTTTTATTAATAGGTTATATTGACTCATTTTTCTTAATGTGGTTATTCTTTGGAGGATTATTAGTTGTAGCAATTAGTGAATCTCAAAAGTTATATAAAACAGAAATAGATTCTATTTATTTATATACAGGAGTCCTTTGGTTTGCAGCTTATTTTTACCCTAATCCTGAAGACTTAATATTTGTTATTGCAGTTATCTATGCTTCTGTTTTAGCTTATACAAAAAATTTAGATAAAAAAATATTTTTACCTCTTCTTTATCCAACAGCATCATTTTTATTCTTATTAACATTATATGTTGAATATGGTGTTATGTCTTTATTATGGCTTCTTGTAATTGTAGCAGGTGCTGATATTGGTGCATATTTTGTAGGTCGAGGAATGGGAAAAACAAAGTTTTGTGAAACAAGTCCGAATAAAACAATAGAAGGTGTTGCTGGTGGTTTACTCTTTGCGACTATATTTGGAGTCTTTTTTGCAATAGATAATATCTCAACTATTGGTGCTATTGTAATCTCTTTAGTAGTAGCTTTAGCTTCTGTCTTTGGTGACCTTTTTGAATCTTATTTAAAAAGAGAAGCAGATGTAAAAGATAGTGGAGACATTCTTCCAGGACATGGTGGGATATTGGATAGAACTGACGGGTACCTTTTTGGTGGTATCATTATGTTAGTTCTTTTACGAGCAATAATGTGA
- the dxr gene encoding 1-deoxy-D-xylulose-5-phosphate reductoisomerase, protein MIILGSTGSIGVNTLNVARKFDLNVEVLVAGTNIKLLNEQIKEFNPKKVVIANKEDISNVNHLNVSSGEDEILNAIEESTSQTVVNSLVGFLGLKPTLKAIECGKKIALANKESLVVAGKFIDQSKLRPIDSEHFGLWYLVQDKKINSMTITASGGSFRDYPLDKLKNVSIKEALNHPNWSMGNKITIDSATMTNKMFELVEAAWLFDTNKLDAIIETKSLIHALINFEDGSSTAHIANASMQLPIAYAILGKCDEQILKPVDLLEVGNLEFKKIESSRYPIWDIKDEVLNNLDLGVVLNAANEVAVSKFLNSQIGFLDISKISLDALNKFNNVSAKTIDDIFEIDKEVRAYCGT, encoded by the coding sequence GTGATTATATTAGGAAGTACTGGTTCTATTGGAGTAAATACTTTAAATGTTGCCAGAAAGTTTGATTTAAATGTTGAAGTTCTAGTTGCTGGAACTAATATTAAGCTTCTTAATGAACAGATTAAAGAATTCAATCCTAAAAAAGTTGTAATAGCAAATAAAGAAGATATTTCAAATGTAAATCATCTTAATGTATCTTCTGGTGAAGATGAGATTTTAAATGCAATTGAAGAGTCAACTTCTCAAACAGTTGTTAACTCTTTAGTTGGCTTTTTAGGTTTAAAACCCACTTTAAAAGCAATTGAATGTGGAAAGAAAATTGCACTTGCAAATAAAGAATCTTTAGTTGTTGCTGGAAAATTTATTGACCAAAGTAAACTAAGACCAATAGATTCAGAGCATTTTGGACTTTGGTATTTAGTTCAAGATAAAAAAATAAATTCTATGACTATAACTGCTAGTGGGGGTTCTTTTAGAGATTATCCATTGGATAAACTTAAAAATGTATCTATTAAAGAAGCTTTAAACCATCCAAATTGGTCTATGGGAAATAAAATTACAATAGATAGTGCAACAATGACAAATAAGATGTTTGAACTTGTAGAAGCTGCTTGGCTTTTTGATACAAACAAACTTGATGCAATAATTGAAACAAAATCATTGATTCATGCACTTATTAATTTTGAAGATGGAAGTAGTACAGCACATATAGCAAATGCTTCAATGCAACTTCCAATTGCATATGCAATTTTAGGAAAGTGTGATGAACAGATTTTAAAACCTGTTGATTTATTAGAAGTTGGAAATTTAGAGTTTAAAAAAATAGAATCAAGTAGATATCCAATCTGGGATATAAAAGATGAGGTATTAAATAATCTTGATTTAGGAGTTGTTTTAAATGCAGCAAATGAAGTTGCAGTTTCAAAGTTTTTAAATTCACAAATAGGATTTTTAGATATATCAAAAATAAGCCTAGATGCTTTAAATAAATTTAATAATGTAAGTGCAAAAACTATAGATGATATATTTGAAATAGATAAAGAAGTGAGGGCTTATTGTGGAACTTGA
- a CDS encoding DUF1566 domain-containing protein yields the protein MKYLILLVLFLSFSIANDFRRSGKDAVVDTKNKLMWIDNISVVKTLRTHEEATFYCENLSFLGFTNWRIPKIEEFEFIVDKKNEKNYINKTFRFNVPDGYWAQKAHWRTLWFYADYMHFVSGTPYYDSRHKNKYVRCVRDIR from the coding sequence ATGAAATATTTAATCCTACTTGTACTATTTTTATCTTTTTCTATAGCGAATGATTTTAGAAGAAGTGGAAAAGATGCTGTAGTTGATACTAAAAATAAGCTAATGTGGATTGATAATATATCTGTAGTAAAGACTTTACGAACTCATGAAGAAGCAACTTTTTATTGCGAAAACTTAAGTTTTCTAGGATTTACAAATTGGAGAATTCCAAAAATTGAAGAGTTTGAATTTATTGTTGATAAGAAAAATGAAAAAAATTATATAAATAAAACTTTTAGATTTAATGTTCCTGATGGGTATTGGGCCCAAAAAGCTCACTGGCGAACACTTTGGTTTTATGCAGATTATATGCATTTTGTAAGTGGAACACCATATTATGATAGTAGACATAAAAATAAATATGTTAGATGTGTAAGAGATATAAGGTAA
- a CDS encoding alpha/beta hydrolase: MSKRVLVLHGLGGSDYPHWQAHLTADLIKQNTVVSFPAMPNRDNPTLKEWKEFLKNEIEHFKPTVIVCHSLANLLWFHICDELDIKLDKLMMVAPVRNEELEEAKTFFPYPLPNDLKSKEVIIAASTNDPYMNVEEAIRLQSKLGVGMKLLEEAGHINADSGYGKLECALDWINREEECEENA, from the coding sequence ATGAGTAAAAGAGTTTTAGTATTACATGGATTAGGTGGTAGTGATTACCCACATTGGCAGGCACATTTAACAGCAGATTTAATAAAACAAAATACAGTAGTATCTTTTCCTGCAATGCCTAATAGAGATAATCCTACTTTAAAAGAGTGGAAAGAGTTTTTAAAAAATGAAATAGAGCACTTTAAACCTACTGTTATAGTTTGTCACTCTTTGGCAAATCTTTTATGGTTTCATATTTGTGATGAGTTAGATATAAAGTTAGATAAATTGATGATGGTTGCCCCTGTACGGAATGAAGAATTAGAAGAAGCAAAAACATTTTTCCCTTATCCTCTCCCAAATGATTTAAAATCAAAAGAAGTAATTATTGCAGCTTCAACAAATGATCCATATATGAATGTAGAAGAGGCAATAAGATTACAAAGTAAACTTGGTGTTGGTATGAAACTTTTAGAAGAAGCTGGACATATAAACGCAGATTCAGGTTATGGAAAACTAGAATGTGCACTTGATTGGATAAATCGAGAAGAAGAGTGTGAGGAAAATGCTTAA